A section of the Citrus sinensis cultivar Valencia sweet orange chromosome 8, DVS_A1.0, whole genome shotgun sequence genome encodes:
- the LOC102623485 gene encoding auxin response factor 10, translated as MKEVEKSIDPQLWHACAGSMVQIPPLNSTVFYFPQGHAEHSLGSVNFPSSSRFPPLIFCRVSSLKFLADSETDEVYAKIKLVPIPANEIDFEDNNLSLNSVGSDSESEKPASFAKTLTQSDANNGGGFSVPRYCAETIFPRLDYTADPPVQTVVAKDVHGEIWKFRHIYRGTPRRHLLTTGWSTFVNQKKLVAGDSIVFLRAQDGDLCVGIRRAKKGIGGGNEYPSSGWNSNNGSCVTGNPFGGFSCFLREEENKMARNGNMNLNSYGSFNSSGNTRGNGGRVKPEMVLEAVALAASGKPFEVVYYPRASTPEFCVKASAVKAAMRVHWLCGMRFKMAFETEDSSRISWFMGTISSVQVADPISWPNSPWRLLQVTWDEPDLLQNVKRVSPWLVELVSNMPVIHLSPFSPARKKLRLPQQLDFPFDGQFTMPLFSGNPLGPSSPLCCLSDNTSAGIQGARHAQFGISSSDFHVNNKLQSGLFLSSLQRFTPNSRDFDGILTSHTNSSENLSCLLTMGNSNQNLEKSENIKKHQFLLFGQPIRTEQQISHSCSDDVVSQVLGKSSSDGHSDKVKASSDGSGSTHEQRISIEKSSSSEFFWNRSLQATESGLDTGHCKVFLESEDVGRTLDLSVLSSYEELYRRLAIMFGIERSDMLSHVLYQDASGAIKRTGDEPFSDFMKSAKRLTILMGSGSDSVGRTWITGMRTPKNGLDASNKTGPLSIFA; from the exons ATGAAGGAGGTTGAGAAGAGCATTGATCCACAACTATGGCACGCATGTGCAGGATCCATGGTCCAAATTCCTCCATTAAACTCAACGGTGTTTTACTTCCCTCAAGGCCATGCCGAGCATTCTCTTGGCTCTGTCAATTTCCCTTCTTCGTCACGATTCCCACCTCTCATTTTTTGCCGggtctcttcactcaagtttTTAGCTGATTCTGAAACTGATGAAGTGTATGCAAAGATAAAACTGGTTCCTATACCAGCTAATGAGATCGATTTTGAGGATAATAATTTGAGTTTAAATTCTGTTGGATCGGATAGTGAGTCGGAAAAGCCAGCATCTTTTGCTAAAACTTTGACACAATCTGATGCTAACAATGGTGGTGGGTTTTCTGTGCCAAGGTATTGTGCTGAGACTATATTTCCTAGGCTGGATTACACTGCTGATCCCCCTGTGCAGACTGTAGTGGCTAAAGATGTTCATGGAGAGATTTGGAAGTTTAGACATATTTATAGAGGGACACCAAGAAGGCATTTATTGACCACTGGGTGGAGCACCTTTGTTAATCAAAAGAAACTTGTTGCTGGTGATTCTATTGTGTTCTTGAGAGCTCAAGATGGGGATCTTTGTGTAGGGATAAGGAGAGCCAAGAAAGGAATTGGGGGTGGAAATGAATATCCATCTTCTGGGTGGAACTCAAATAATGGCAGTTGTGTTACTGGTAATCCTTTTGGAGGGTTTTCATGTTTTCTGAGAGAAGAAGAGAACAAGATGGCGAGAAATGGGAATATGAATCTGAATTCCTATGGGAGTTTCAATTCCAGTGGAAATACGAGGGGTAATGGAGGAAGAGTGAAGCCTGAGATGGTTTTGGAGGCAGTAGCACTAGCTGCTAGCGGAAAACCATTTGAGGTTGTTTATTATCCTCGTGCAAGCACGCCAGAGTTTTGTGTTAAGGCTTCTGCAGTGAAGGCTGCAATGAGGGTTCACTGGCTCTGTGGAATGAGGTTCAAGATGGCTTTCGAAACAGAGGATTCTTCAAGGATAAGCTGGTTCATGGGGACTATATCATCTGTTCAGGTTGCTGACCCCATAAGCTGGCCTAATTCACCATGGCGGCTCCTCCAG GTGACTTGGGATGAGCCAGATTTGCTTCAAAATGTGAAACGTGTCAGCCCATGGTTGGTTGAACTGGTATCAAACATGCCCGTCATCCATCTATCACCCTTTTCACCAGCAAGAAAGAAGTTGCGGCTCCCGCAACAATTAGACTTCCCTTTTGACGGCCAATTCACTATGCCGTTATTTTCAGGTAACCCCCTTGGGCCGAGCAGCCCCTTGTGTTGTCTATCTGACAATACTTCTGCAGGCATACAGGGAGCCAGGCATGCTCAATTTGGAATATCTTCATCAGATTTCCATGTTAACAACAAACTGCAGTCAGGGCTGTTTCTATCCAGTTTGCAGCGGTTCACTCCAAATTCTAGAGATTTTGATGGCATCCTGACAAGCCACACAAACAGTAGTGAGAATTTATCTTGCTTACTGACAATGGGGAATTCTAATCAGAATTTGGAGAAATCTGAGAACATAAAAAAGCACCAGTTTTTACTCTTTGGTCAACCAATACGCACAGAGCAGCAGATCTCACACAGCTGTTCCGATGATGTAGTTTCACAAGTGCTTGGGAAAAGTTCATCAGATGGGCATTCAGATAAAGTTAAAGCATCTTCTGATGGTTCAGGATCTACTCATGAGCAGAGAATTTCAATAGAAAAGTCCTCCAGTTCTGAATTTTTCTGGAATCGAAGTTTGCAAGCGACTGAATCTGGTCTTGATACTGGTCATTGCAAGGTTTTCTTGGAGTCAGAGGATGTTGGGCGGACTCTGGACCTCTCAGTGCTGAGTTCTTATGAAGAGCTGTATCGAAGGCTGGCCATCATGTTTGGAATAGAAAGATCAGACATGTTAAGCCATGTGCTTTATCAAGATGCCTCTGGTGCTATTAAACGAACAGGAGACGAACCATTCAG tgattttatgaaatcaGCAAAAAGACTGACTATTTTGATGGGTTCTGGCAGTGACAGTGTTGGAAG GACATGGATCACAGGGATGCGGACTCCTAAGAATGGACTCGATGCTTCCAATAAGACTGGTCCTTTAAGCATATTTGCATAG
- the LOC102623205 gene encoding GATA transcription factor 11-like, whose protein sequence is MNDDNWIFSHLDEFFDDVVDTLEDLEACNIGVDDWNANFEALEPPPFGWTDFPVVPTSNHISCHRPQVKQKPSSTDTSSSRSSYVCNKSNDGKYLLLSQTSSPISVLESGGSCSAEKHVPINPKLVFAVKRARSKRRRPATLNPLFIYPFISSTSEDYHPETASESGSEMNLTEKPVRKKQKRKKNLTVLSGSRENKKLSFQQTDAPRKCMHCEVAETPQWREGPMGPKTLCNACGVRYRSGRLVPEYRPAASPTFVPSLHSNSHKRIMEMRNKGRL, encoded by the exons ATGAATGATGATAACTGGATTTTCTCCCATTTGGATGAGTTCTTTGATGATGTTGTGGATACATTGGAGGACTTGGAAGCATGTAATATAGGAGTAGATGATTGGAATGCTAACTTTGAAGCCCTTGAGCCACCACCATTTGGTTGGACGGATTTTCCGGTGGTGCCGACAAGTAACCATATCTCT TGTCACAGACCTCAAGTGAAACAGAAGCCGAGCTCTACTGATACATCCTCCAGTCGAAGCAGTTATGTCTGCAACAAATCTAATGATGGCAAATATTTACTGCTGTCGCAGACCTCCAGTCCAATATCTGTCCTCGAAAGTGGTGGCTCCTGCTCAGCTGAAAAACACGTACCCATTAATCCTAAACTTGTATTTGCAGTGAAGCGCGCTCGAAGCAAGCGTCGACGACCTGCAACTTTGAACCCACTTTTCATTTACCCTTTCATATCCTCCACTTCTGAGGATTATCATCCTGAAACTGCTTCTGAATCTGGGTCGGAGATGAATCTCACTGAGAAGCCTGTTAGGAAGAAgcaaaagaggaaaaagaacCTGACGGTGCTCTCAGGTTCCAGGGAGAATAAGAAATTATCCTTTCAGCAAACAGATGCACCTAGGAAATGCATGCATTGTGAGGTGGCAGAAACCCCACAATGGAGGGAAGGGCCTATGGGACCAAAGACCCTTTGTAATGCGTGTGGAGTCCGCTACAGGTCCGGTCGCCTTGTTCCGGAGTACCGACCTGCTGCAAGTCCTACTTTTGTTCCGTCATTGCACTCCAACTCTCACAAGAGGATTATGGAGATGAGAAACAAGGGTAGGTTGTAA